A window from Exiguobacterium marinum DSM 16307 encodes these proteins:
- a CDS encoding formate--tetrahydrofolate ligase, with protein sequence MTTTKPLSDLTIAQQAKTLPIKEVAAKIGLQEDDLDLYGKYKAKLSYDVLERVKTRKDGKLVLVTAINPTPAGEGKSTVTVGLGQALNQLDKQAIVCLREPSLGPTMGLKGGAAGGGFSQVLPMEDINLHFTGDMHAITSAHNTISAMIDNHLHQGNDLGIDVRRIVWKRVLDLNDRALRHVTVGLGGTAHGVPREDGFDITVASEIMAILCLADSLNDLEERIKRIVVAYDHQQEPITAEQIGAAGAATLLLKEAFKPNLVQTLEQTPALVHGGPFANIAHGCNSLIATKTALKLGEYVVTEAGFGADLGAEKFCHIKSRVGELNPDAVVLVATVRALKMHGGVSKDQLHIENVGAVGQGMKLLAKHIDTMKKLGLPTVVALNRFNSDTEDELAAVLDWCTAHDIRASLSEVWANGGLGGHQLAEAVIDAVESKESKLSPLYELTDSIEHKIKTIAREVYGAADVTFTPKAQKQIQAIETNGWADLPICMAKTPFSLSDDPSKFGYQQGFTITVRELKPSVGAGFLVALTGNVLTMPGLPKHPAALNMGIDESGKAIGLF encoded by the coding sequence ATGACAACAACGAAACCATTATCCGACTTAACCATCGCCCAACAAGCTAAAACATTGCCGATCAAAGAAGTTGCAGCAAAAATCGGACTACAAGAAGACGACCTTGATCTTTATGGAAAATATAAAGCCAAACTTTCTTATGATGTCCTCGAACGTGTGAAGACACGAAAAGACGGAAAACTTGTACTCGTTACTGCAATCAATCCAACGCCAGCCGGAGAAGGAAAATCAACGGTCACGGTCGGTCTCGGTCAAGCCTTGAATCAGTTGGACAAACAAGCAATCGTTTGTCTTCGCGAACCTTCACTCGGACCAACAATGGGCTTAAAGGGCGGCGCAGCCGGTGGTGGCTTCAGTCAAGTTCTCCCGATGGAGGACATCAACCTCCATTTCACAGGAGACATGCATGCGATTACGTCGGCACACAACACAATTAGTGCCATGATCGACAATCATCTTCATCAGGGAAATGATCTCGGGATCGACGTTCGCCGAATCGTATGGAAACGAGTTCTCGACTTGAACGACCGTGCGCTACGTCATGTCACCGTCGGACTTGGGGGTACCGCTCATGGAGTACCGCGTGAGGACGGATTTGATATTACTGTCGCTTCCGAAATTATGGCCATCCTTTGTCTCGCGGATTCTTTGAATGACCTCGAAGAACGAATCAAGCGAATCGTCGTCGCTTATGACCATCAACAAGAACCAATCACCGCCGAACAAATTGGTGCGGCAGGCGCGGCAACATTACTTTTAAAAGAGGCATTTAAACCAAACCTTGTCCAAACACTTGAACAAACCCCGGCTCTCGTCCACGGTGGACCGTTTGCGAACATTGCGCACGGATGTAACTCATTGATCGCAACAAAGACAGCTTTGAAGCTTGGTGAATATGTCGTGACGGAAGCCGGTTTCGGTGCAGACCTCGGAGCTGAAAAATTCTGTCACATCAAATCTCGAGTTGGAGAATTAAATCCCGATGCGGTCGTTCTCGTTGCGACCGTACGTGCTCTAAAAATGCATGGAGGTGTATCTAAGGATCAGCTTCATATCGAAAATGTCGGTGCAGTCGGTCAAGGAATGAAGTTACTCGCCAAACATATCGACACGATGAAAAAGCTCGGACTTCCGACTGTTGTCGCTTTAAATCGTTTCAATTCAGATACAGAAGATGAGCTCGCTGCCGTTCTTGATTGGTGTACTGCACATGATATCCGCGCTTCATTGAGTGAGGTATGGGCGAATGGTGGACTTGGTGGTCACCAGTTGGCCGAAGCCGTCATTGATGCGGTGGAATCAAAAGAAAGCAAGCTATCTCCACTTTATGAATTAACTGACTCGATTGAACACAAAATCAAGACGATTGCCCGGGAAGTATATGGTGCCGCGGATGTCACGTTCACACCAAAAGCACAAAAACAGATTCAAGCCATCGAAACAAATGGGTGGGCCGACCTCCCAATATGTATGGCGAAGACACCGTTCTCCCTCTCTGACGACCCTTCAAAATTCGGTTATCAACAAGGATTCACGATCACCGTTCGCGAATTGAAACCATCAGTGGGAGCAGGATTCCTCGTCGCCTTGACAGGAAACGTGCTGACGATGCCAGGCTTGCCAAAACATCCGGCAGCTCTCAATATGGGAATTGATGAATCCGGAAAAGCAATCGGACTTTTCTAA
- a CDS encoding alpha/beta fold hydrolase, which yields MIVSELTYPDGYQTEVMHVQADQSIGKIFMFHGMLEHHERYIEFAHFMANNGYDVFVCDLRGAGTSAHDQNTYGHLAPETGFQQLVDDAQYLINQHEDERPTYLLGHSFGSLLARRLGQVMGHALSGVIVVAPPPHPGVAGEIGHRLIATAMNRKGATHQSKFFERLLFGRYNLKFLPARTDSDWLSSVPDEVDSYIEDPNCGGLPSLGFLHEVTRASLDVTTSARIHEHPKSLPVLFVAGVDDPVTHDGEGLNGIIQKYRKADIELSVVTYDNARHEILREAHREQVWLDILSWMKQIKTH from the coding sequence ATGATCGTATCGGAGTTGACGTATCCTGACGGGTATCAAACGGAAGTGATGCACGTGCAGGCAGATCAATCAATTGGAAAAATATTCATGTTTCATGGGATGCTCGAACATCATGAAAGATATATTGAGTTCGCGCATTTTATGGCAAATAATGGATACGATGTGTTTGTATGTGACTTGCGAGGTGCGGGCACTAGCGCCCATGACCAAAACACTTACGGCCATCTTGCGCCAGAGACTGGATTTCAGCAACTCGTCGATGATGCCCAGTATCTCATTAACCAGCATGAGGATGAGCGTCCGACTTATCTGTTAGGTCATAGCTTCGGCTCACTTCTCGCACGACGACTCGGACAAGTCATGGGACACGCTTTATCTGGCGTGATTGTCGTCGCCCCGCCTCCACACCCTGGAGTCGCAGGGGAAATCGGTCATCGCTTGATTGCTACTGCGATGAATCGAAAAGGCGCGACACACCAATCTAAATTTTTTGAACGACTCTTGTTCGGACGCTACAACCTAAAATTTTTACCAGCTCGAACAGATAGTGATTGGCTCTCGAGCGTGCCCGATGAGGTTGACTCCTATATTGAAGATCCAAATTGCGGTGGACTACCGTCCCTTGGCTTCTTACATGAGGTGACCCGCGCCTCATTAGATGTCACGACATCCGCACGTATTCATGAACATCCGAAGTCACTTCCAGTTTTATTCGTTGCTGGAGTGGACGATCCCGTCACTCATGACGGCGAGGGGTTGAACGGAATCATTCAAAAATATCGTAAAGCGGATATCGAACTCTCTGTCGTCACATACGACAATGCCCGACATGAAATCCTTCGCGAAGCTCACCGTGAACAAGTTTGGTTGGATATCCTTTCTTGGATGAAGCAAATCAAAACCCATTAA
- a CDS encoding SH3 domain-containing protein, translated as MKSTLSRLGVAVIVSGTILSTVAPLQSYAATSEGTVNTPILNVRSDSSTSSSIVGKLTEGTSVDVYAVNDEWAQISFEGQKRYVSSTYLTMGSSITKASTTSASLYVAEMNVNLRSSMSTSASIETVIPKGSLVTHLSTHGATGSWYKVQFGTYTGYVAARYFSETNPSFYASKTAVLYDKTGTGASKIATIPEGAHVTYLDSLGATGSWYKIEYGSLVGYAPARNFTATPLAPEAVTTYYAVKNVALYNGSGTGASKIATIPLGAEVKRVYVNGLSSSWYKVQYGDTVGYAAARNFSTSKPEAVVKTTYYAVRDLVLYESSASGAARLRTIKEGTKVVQVSDANLSDSWFKIEYDGVTGFAAARHFSTKAPEEVTITPYFAIRNVAMYSSSAAGATKIATIPFGAKVEQVSQSGLSSSWFKIRYDGKTGYAGSSHFSLKNPEVIVKTDYYTTRDVVLYNRSDAEKVKIAVIPFGTKVQQVSEPGLTERFFKIEYGPITGYATADHFSKTAPSDEQYEEERQVRIYVDGNEPLNVRSTPEVTTANKVGTLSTGTIVNIKPIVGSDWALLTNGTYSGNYIHTDYVVPVTTTPPATGITKKVSYTSYPMTVRQMAERQMAQFAQTDAHRYDEAYLPRAWVSVNGSTGTIVKPEMTVISGLGTALKMTASSSSSSLVTIPYGASIQYVDRYTSGSTVWYKVKYGTMTGYVTPSSVVGTANILSRPILTSHAYGQINTGETVTITGQTGTYYTISYKRPAGHNIRVFDNTWRRASVDDLISYVDPSQIDSNSRSFYQFLDLSKSAGTTATTLNKVLTSKGTLSGQGQAFVDAASMYGVNEVYLLSHALLETGHGTSLLAKGVPVDKDGNALINSSGNRIYPERPVAATVYNMYGIQATDSNPLGNGAKYAFQQKWFSPKEAIIGGAYWIGAKYINNPQYMQNTLYKMRFNPSSPGTHQYATDIGWAAKQTTSIYNIYQSLDAYTLNFDVPKYQ; from the coding sequence TTGAAATCGACACTCTCACGATTAGGAGTAGCCGTCATCGTCTCAGGAACGATTCTGAGCACCGTTGCGCCTCTCCAATCATACGCAGCAACATCTGAAGGAACAGTCAACACACCCATTTTAAATGTACGGTCTGATTCATCGACATCGTCTTCAATCGTCGGCAAGTTAACGGAAGGAACGTCGGTAGATGTGTATGCCGTAAATGATGAATGGGCACAAATCAGCTTCGAGGGACAGAAACGTTACGTTTCTTCTACGTATTTGACGATGGGTTCATCCATTACAAAAGCATCTACAACGTCCGCTTCATTATATGTGGCTGAAATGAACGTCAATCTTCGGTCGTCGATGTCAACATCTGCTTCAATCGAAACGGTCATCCCGAAAGGATCACTCGTGACGCATCTTTCTACTCACGGTGCGACAGGGTCTTGGTATAAGGTACAATTCGGTACATATACTGGATATGTGGCCGCACGATACTTTAGCGAAACGAATCCTTCATTTTACGCTTCTAAGACAGCCGTTCTATATGACAAGACCGGTACTGGCGCGTCAAAAATCGCAACGATTCCAGAAGGCGCGCACGTCACTTACCTCGATTCATTGGGTGCGACGGGATCTTGGTACAAAATCGAATACGGTTCACTCGTCGGTTATGCACCAGCACGTAATTTTACAGCGACTCCCCTTGCTCCAGAAGCAGTCACGACATATTACGCAGTGAAAAATGTTGCGCTCTACAACGGTTCAGGAACGGGTGCATCAAAAATCGCAACGATTCCACTCGGAGCAGAAGTGAAGCGTGTGTACGTGAACGGATTGAGTTCATCTTGGTATAAAGTCCAATACGGGGACACTGTCGGTTATGCAGCTGCACGTAACTTCTCGACATCAAAACCTGAAGCAGTCGTCAAAACAACATATTATGCGGTTCGAGACCTAGTACTGTATGAGTCTTCCGCTTCCGGAGCGGCTCGCCTCCGCACGATCAAAGAAGGAACGAAAGTGGTACAAGTTTCTGACGCCAACCTATCCGACTCTTGGTTCAAAATCGAATATGATGGAGTCACTGGCTTCGCTGCCGCTCGCCATTTTTCAACGAAGGCACCTGAAGAAGTGACGATCACACCATACTTTGCGATTCGAAATGTGGCGATGTATAGTTCTTCTGCAGCCGGAGCAACAAAGATTGCGACGATTCCGTTCGGTGCAAAAGTGGAACAAGTCTCGCAAAGTGGTCTATCTAGTTCATGGTTCAAGATTCGCTATGATGGCAAAACAGGATATGCAGGCTCTAGTCACTTCTCATTGAAAAATCCAGAGGTTATTGTGAAAACAGATTACTATACAACTCGCGATGTCGTCTTATATAACCGTTCTGATGCTGAAAAGGTTAAAATTGCGGTCATTCCGTTCGGTACGAAAGTTCAACAAGTATCTGAACCTGGCCTCACGGAACGATTCTTTAAAATTGAATACGGCCCAATCACAGGTTATGCGACGGCGGATCACTTCTCGAAAACAGCACCGTCAGACGAACAATACGAAGAAGAACGTCAAGTTCGCATCTATGTAGATGGGAACGAACCGCTCAACGTTCGGTCTACTCCTGAAGTAACGACAGCAAATAAAGTCGGAACGTTAAGTACAGGAACGATTGTCAACATCAAACCGATTGTCGGCTCAGACTGGGCTCTTCTCACGAATGGAACGTATAGTGGTAACTATATTCATACCGATTACGTCGTACCTGTCACAACGACTCCACCTGCGACAGGCATCACGAAAAAAGTTTCATATACAAGTTATCCAATGACGGTTCGCCAGATGGCAGAACGCCAAATGGCTCAATTCGCTCAAACCGACGCACATCGATATGATGAAGCATATTTACCTCGCGCTTGGGTTAGCGTCAATGGTTCGACTGGAACGATTGTTAAGCCTGAGATGACAGTCATCTCGGGCTTAGGAACAGCTCTGAAGATGACTGCTTCCTCAAGTTCTTCTTCACTCGTTACGATTCCATACGGGGCGTCGATACAATATGTTGACCGCTACACTTCCGGTTCAACAGTTTGGTACAAAGTGAAATACGGCACAATGACTGGATATGTGACACCGAGTTCAGTCGTTGGGACAGCAAACATTTTAAGTCGACCGATTTTGACATCTCACGCCTATGGACAAATCAACACAGGTGAGACTGTAACCATAACTGGTCAGACGGGGACATACTATACAATTTCGTATAAACGCCCGGCTGGACACAACATTCGAGTATTCGACAACACATGGCGTCGCGCGTCAGTAGATGACCTTATCTCGTATGTCGATCCAAGTCAGATTGATTCGAACTCTCGTTCATTCTATCAATTCTTAGATTTATCAAAGAGCGCTGGGACAACAGCGACCACGCTCAACAAAGTTCTCACATCTAAAGGGACACTTAGTGGACAAGGTCAAGCATTCGTAGATGCGGCTAGCATGTACGGCGTAAACGAAGTCTATCTTCTCTCGCATGCCCTCCTTGAAACGGGACACGGTACGTCACTTCTTGCAAAAGGGGTTCCTGTCGATAAAGATGGGAATGCATTGATCAACTCGAGTGGGAATCGGATTTATCCGGAACGTCCTGTTGCCGCAACCGTCTATAATATGTACGGAATACAAGCTACCGATAGTAATCCGCTTGGGAACGGCGCAAAGTACGCTTTCCAACAAAAATGGTTCTCACCGAAAGAAGCAATCATTGGGGGAGCTTACTGGATTGGAGCGAAATATATTAACAATCCGCAATACATGCAGAACACACTCTACAAGATGCGCTTCAACCCGTCTTCACCCGGAACTCACCAATATGCAACCGATATCGGATGGGCTGCGAAACAGACGACTAGTATCTATAACATCTATCAATCTCTTGATGCTTACACGCTCAACTTCGATGTACCAAAATATCAGTAA
- a CDS encoding DUF3805 domain-containing protein produces the protein MKEYEIDGWFRLTYPEHYEYSEEEDYVSFYSTEEDAQGTLQISIYESEDSQEPKQSAMSELKTFLGEFPIDVKVAPSVTDETSDMTTAYASGIEDGMHLDVWSLTDGTRLLFLTYVADQVTDEKMEIESIIDSIEWT, from the coding sequence ATGAAAGAGTATGAAATTGATGGGTGGTTCCGCCTGACATATCCGGAACATTATGAATACAGCGAAGAAGAAGACTACGTGAGTTTCTATTCGACGGAAGAGGATGCGCAAGGAACGCTTCAAATCTCAATTTATGAATCAGAAGATTCGCAAGAACCAAAGCAATCCGCAATGAGCGAGTTGAAAACGTTCTTAGGAGAGTTTCCGATCGACGTGAAAGTCGCACCGAGTGTGACCGATGAGACGAGTGACATGACGACGGCCTATGCGAGTGGGATTGAAGACGGCATGCATTTAGATGTATGGTCCTTGACCGACGGAACACGGCTCTTATTTTTAACATACGTAGCCGATCAGGTGACCGATGAAAAGATGGAGATTGAGTCCATCATCGATTCAATCGAATGGACATGA
- a CDS encoding MBL fold metallo-hydrolase gives MIQAKLQSFTVYESALMRTTSTLIDTPDAIILIDPTWLPEEIATIRRDIELRRNDRPLYVIFTHHHFDHIIGAYGFTDATTIASQAFVETDSSEQLNEIREFYEQHYINRPIQKPDIDLVIKPDQTLLLGSVPVTFISTPGHDATHMSILIESMNLLVCGDYGSNIEPPFIEHDPTAYLDTLQTLQSIIYEHEIQWFVPGHGDLCDNRSQMIKRLSAAEEYILALPEQRHWSPSWPDHAFFDRVHERNQKMVEQKETDRRSRRQDY, from the coding sequence TTGATTCAAGCGAAACTGCAATCATTTACTGTATATGAAAGTGCGTTGATGCGAACGACATCGACTCTCATTGATACACCCGATGCTATTATTTTGATTGATCCGACGTGGCTCCCTGAAGAAATCGCCACGATTCGCCGAGATATCGAGCTGCGTCGCAACGACCGTCCACTTTACGTCATCTTTACGCATCATCATTTTGACCATATCATTGGAGCCTATGGCTTTACCGATGCTACAACCATTGCCTCACAAGCGTTTGTAGAGACAGATTCATCTGAGCAGCTAAATGAGATTCGTGAGTTTTATGAGCAACATTACATCAATCGTCCTATCCAAAAACCCGACATCGATCTCGTGATCAAGCCCGATCAAACGCTTTTGCTCGGTTCAGTACCGGTCACATTCATCTCCACACCTGGCCATGACGCGACACACATGTCGATTTTAATCGAATCGATGAATCTACTCGTTTGTGGGGATTACGGATCAAATATCGAGCCCCCATTTATCGAACACGACCCGACTGCCTATCTCGATACGTTACAAACGTTGCAATCAATCATTTATGAACATGAAATCCAATGGTTCGTACCGGGGCATGGTGATTTATGTGATAATCGAAGTCAAATGATTAAGCGGTTGAGCGCTGCGGAAGAATACATTCTAGCTCTTCCTGAACAACGTCATTGGTCTCCATCTTGGCCAGATCACGCATTTTTCGATCGGGTTCATGAACGAAATCAGAAGATGGTGGAACAAAAAGAGACCGATCGTCGGTCTCGTCGACAAGACTATTAA
- a CDS encoding DUF3006 domain-containing protein — translation MIKYGTLVRIEGKYAVLRWNNGSSFIPRRFLPSEARVGDTIIRDNHHYYLEEDMTPNFDALIKQHYKS, via the coding sequence ATGATTAAGTACGGTACATTGGTACGGATCGAGGGAAAATATGCCGTATTGAGATGGAATAATGGCTCAAGTTTCATTCCTAGACGATTCCTACCATCCGAAGCACGTGTTGGTGATACAATCATTCGAGACAATCATCACTATTATCTTGAAGAAGATATGACCCCTAACTTTGATGCGTTGATTAAGCAACACTACAAAAGCTGA
- a CDS encoding TlpA family protein disulfide reductase, which translates to MRLQKIVIGTLILLLIVGLAYKGYEEYMSTLEGDKAVPIVQDESVLGGLEVGQQAPDFTLSTLEGERLSLSQYQGKPVVINFWASWCPPCRDEFPELVSFEKATNIPVVGVNVTKNERRGKEDVEAFLDEYPVDFPILLDEEAAVEQRYRVVALPTTYVLDAKGIIVAKQTGPVDEAWLQGQVSQLSE; encoded by the coding sequence ATGCGCTTACAAAAAATCGTAATCGGAACGCTAATCCTTCTATTGATTGTTGGGCTTGCTTATAAAGGTTATGAAGAATATATGTCGACGTTAGAGGGAGATAAAGCGGTTCCGATTGTACAAGATGAATCGGTTTTGGGAGGGTTAGAAGTCGGACAGCAAGCTCCAGACTTCACTTTGAGCACGCTAGAAGGGGAACGTCTTTCTCTTTCTCAATATCAAGGAAAGCCGGTCGTGATTAACTTTTGGGCTTCGTGGTGTCCACCATGCCGGGATGAGTTCCCTGAACTCGTGTCTTTTGAAAAAGCGACGAATATTCCGGTTGTTGGAGTAAATGTCACGAAGAATGAACGACGTGGAAAAGAAGACGTGGAAGCATTCTTAGATGAGTATCCCGTCGATTTTCCGATTCTGTTAGATGAAGAGGCAGCTGTCGAGCAACGATATCGTGTTGTCGCATTACCGACAACGTACGTTCTAGATGCAAAAGGAATCATCGTGGCGAAACAGACGGGTCCAGTTGACGAAGCGTGGCTTCAAGGACAGGTTAGTCAATTATCAGAATGA
- a CDS encoding aldose 1-epimerase family protein, which translates to MQLQNEKIQINLKAQGAEMTSWKVEGQEFLWQGDPTYWGRQAPILFPIVGRLLDDQYLYEGNTYTMSQHGFARDAIFDIDSSSATSVCFTLSDTAESRQHYPFPFTLNVSYQLVGEEVIVSYRVYNSGETVLPFSIGGHPAFNVPFMGGTFEDYTIDFGEVRTRDRYLLDGPYLTGAYQPLGERQYIPLTRSLFDDDALIFENVDYAALRHQPTGTAIVMESPSFTHFGIWSPPHKDAPFVCLEPWFGHADYKGHRRDFLNKEGIQLLSPNETFEASYTLYVEK; encoded by the coding sequence GTGCAACTTCAAAATGAAAAAATACAGATTAACTTAAAGGCGCAAGGGGCGGAGATGACTAGTTGGAAAGTAGAAGGACAAGAATTTCTTTGGCAAGGGGACCCCACGTATTGGGGGAGACAGGCACCGATTCTTTTTCCGATTGTCGGTCGGTTGCTCGATGATCAATATTTGTATGAAGGAAACACGTATACGATGAGCCAACACGGCTTTGCCCGTGATGCTATTTTTGATATCGATTCATCGTCTGCCACGTCCGTCTGTTTCACACTGAGCGATACAGCTGAATCGCGCCAACACTATCCTTTCCCGTTTACGCTAAACGTTTCATATCAACTTGTTGGCGAAGAAGTCATCGTGTCGTATCGTGTCTATAACTCCGGTGAAACCGTGTTACCATTCAGTATCGGAGGCCACCCCGCATTCAATGTTCCATTCATGGGGGGAACGTTTGAGGACTATACGATTGACTTTGGTGAAGTTCGCACACGCGATCGCTATCTCTTAGACGGTCCTTATTTGACAGGTGCGTATCAACCACTCGGTGAACGACAGTATATCCCGCTCACTAGATCGCTATTCGATGACGATGCGCTGATTTTTGAGAACGTTGACTACGCAGCACTCCGGCATCAACCGACAGGCACCGCCATCGTGATGGAAAGTCCGTCCTTCACGCATTTTGGTATTTGGTCTCCACCGCACAAAGACGCTCCGTTCGTCTGTTTGGAACCTTGGTTCGGACATGCGGATTATAAAGGGCACCGAAGAGACTTCCTGAACAAAGAAGGGATTCAACTCCTTTCACCAAATGAGACATTCGAAGCGAGTTACACTTTATATGTAGAGAAATAA
- a CDS encoding PspC domain-containing protein: protein MERKLYKDPSNQMIAGVCSGLGNYLGVDVTIMRVLFVAMALLGGPGLLIYIILAIIMKKPPSEYEVEQEDRF, encoded by the coding sequence ATGGAACGGAAGTTATACAAAGACCCAAGTAATCAAATGATTGCCGGAGTATGTTCAGGACTAGGAAACTATTTAGGTGTGGATGTCACGATCATGCGCGTTCTTTTCGTGGCGATGGCTCTTCTCGGAGGACCAGGACTCCTCATTTACATCATCCTGGCAATTATTATGAAGAAGCCGCCATCAGAATATGAAGTAGAACAAGAAGATCGCTTTTAA
- a CDS encoding NAD(P)-binding oxidoreductase, which produces MKVLVIGATGKIGKRVLKSLAKTHQVTALIRYPELQAEYEKMGAHVLTVDVEKELEKKVHEATSGQDAVIIAATAGADGSSTEIELLDRNVAMNAIDAAKKERVRHVVLLSAYGADQPNAAPKELFNFLSANNAADEYIEHSGLNYTIICPVTIVDEPSKGSIEASEDLNDADGATISETDVATIIAASLDNRGLYGRRIEIKSGSTPINEALDFEGRGEVANGGRTTLRRPQRS; this is translated from the coding sequence ATGAAAGTTTTAGTCATTGGAGCAACAGGAAAGATCGGGAAACGTGTATTGAAAAGCCTGGCGAAAACCCATCAAGTGACCGCTTTAATTCGTTATCCTGAACTACAAGCAGAGTATGAAAAAATGGGTGCGCATGTATTGACGGTTGACGTTGAGAAAGAACTCGAGAAAAAAGTGCATGAGGCGACGAGCGGACAAGATGCCGTTATTATTGCGGCAACTGCTGGTGCAGATGGTTCGAGCACTGAAATTGAACTGCTTGACCGAAACGTCGCAATGAACGCAATTGATGCCGCAAAAAAAGAACGAGTACGTCATGTCGTCTTGCTCAGTGCTTATGGCGCCGATCAACCGAATGCTGCACCGAAAGAACTCTTTAACTTTCTGTCAGCTAATAATGCCGCCGACGAGTATATCGAACATAGCGGTTTGAACTATACGATTATTTGCCCAGTGACCATTGTCGATGAACCGAGTAAAGGTTCCATCGAAGCATCTGAAGATCTGAATGACGCGGATGGTGCGACGATTTCTGAAACTGATGTCGCGACTATCATCGCAGCATCCCTCGATAACCGTGGCTTGTACGGTCGCCGGATTGAAATTAAGTCTGGCAGTACACCAATCAACGAAGCACTTGATTTTGAAGGACGTGGAGAAGTAGCGAATGGAGGAAGAACGACGTTGCGTCGACCACAACGCTCATAA
- a CDS encoding LCP family protein, with protein sequence MKDEQHLSRVERRKRELEQQEIESSHVDRGQPDELSIHEQRREQATRQSEHPFLNEHMKDSSKPKNGTVKPRRKRSPRISLFSKQKSSRSKSQHATRQSESPTPTKREMSHSSKQPTKRKRKWKGKVALFLLVILLVVGYMATSPFTFLIMGSDARVGESLSGSRTDSLQLMEFVPRSGTVQNVSIPRDTYTAIPCEPEREGDKITHAFAFGGAECTVGAVEGLTDASVDGQVVITFESFMELIDLIGGVNVTATHSFSEKGFNQTYEYTEGVSYAMDGDMALAYARHRKSDTDGARSNRQTEVMTAVAEKLASPSGWTKIPATYRFMKEEMGLEMNVLQMASVGLTMISNPEVNKMQVEGQDAYINNVYYYEPLEESVQTIRDALDLSIWGTVR encoded by the coding sequence ATGAAAGATGAACAACATTTATCGCGTGTCGAACGTAGAAAACGCGAATTAGAACAACAAGAAATCGAATCGTCTCATGTGGACCGTGGTCAACCGGACGAACTATCTATACATGAACAACGGCGTGAACAGGCGACACGTCAATCCGAACATCCATTTTTAAATGAACATATGAAAGATTCTTCAAAACCGAAAAATGGAACGGTGAAGCCACGTCGGAAACGATCGCCCCGTATCTCATTATTTTCGAAACAGAAATCATCTCGTTCGAAATCACAGCATGCGACGAGACAATCAGAATCACCTACTCCCACAAAACGAGAAATGTCTCATTCTTCTAAACAGCCAACGAAACGGAAGCGTAAATGGAAGGGGAAAGTTGCCCTTTTCCTACTTGTGATTCTACTAGTCGTTGGATATATGGCGACATCTCCCTTCACATTCCTCATCATGGGAAGCGACGCACGGGTTGGTGAGTCACTCTCGGGATCTCGTACGGACTCCTTGCAGTTGATGGAATTCGTACCACGCTCTGGTACTGTTCAGAATGTATCGATTCCACGGGATACGTATACGGCCATCCCATGTGAACCTGAACGGGAAGGTGACAAAATTACGCATGCGTTCGCATTCGGTGGTGCAGAGTGTACGGTTGGTGCCGTGGAAGGACTGACTGATGCCTCGGTCGATGGACAAGTCGTCATCACGTTCGAATCGTTTATGGAATTGATTGATTTAATCGGTGGGGTGAACGTCACGGCAACGCATTCGTTTAGTGAGAAAGGGTTCAACCAAACGTATGAATATACGGAAGGCGTTTCCTATGCGATGGATGGAGACATGGCATTGGCGTATGCGAGACACCGTAAATCTGATACAGATGGGGCTCGTTCGAATCGTCAAACGGAGGTCATGACGGCTGTCGCAGAAAAACTGGCAAGTCCTTCTGGGTGGACCAAAATCCCTGCGACATACCGCTTTATGAAAGAAGAGATGGGGCTTGAGATGAACGTCTTGCAAATGGCTTCTGTCGGATTGACGATGATTTCGAATCCGGAGGTAAATAAAATGCAAGTCGAAGGTCAGGATGCCTATATCAACAACGTCTATTACTATGAACCGTTAGAAGAGAGTGTCCAGACGATTCGAGATGCTCTTGATTTATCTATTTGGGGTACTGTCAGATAA